From a single Seriola aureovittata isolate HTS-2021-v1 ecotype China chromosome 18, ASM2101889v1, whole genome shotgun sequence genomic region:
- the LOC130186525 gene encoding uncharacterized protein LOC130186525 isoform X3: protein MSKLPGNAGVSVLGDKSLEFYRDPVSFYRERIEKHRSRVFQCRLLNRPTTFICSVQAMRELLCEKSNVFQKDPTDLMTNMFGDTIVTTNGEEACLLRLSLTSLFSGSCLESSSDYITSVCVRCLKELSLSRQPECVYSVFKRLGTELVLGLFLNVRAEEQPELFQEITQLCTQHWHGLISAPVNVKVPLWSSGFSTALEARDKLMDIIKDKLENDTQGFVGTLRSLPLPDSSCASQHLLLFISALIPKALASLLTSFTLALSGNEQEEKRRRAIEDPDYLHRILLEVQRLWPPFIGGRRIADKDSTLGGFHVPKGYGAIYISHAVHRDPEVFQQPDNFLPERWSGRNAGQEHFLCSFGSGPRSCIGSKLNDVFLKASSHPATDTI from the exons ATGTCAAAACTACCAGGAAATGCAGGTGTGTCGGTGCTCGGGGACAAGTCGCTGGAGTTTTACCGGGACCCGGTAAGCTTCTACCGTGAGCGTATCGAGAAACACCGGAGCAGAGTGTTTCAGTGCCGCCTGCTGAACAGACCGACCACCTTCATCTGCTCCGTGCAGGCAATGAGAGAGCTGCTGTGTG agaaGTCCAACGTGTTTCAGAAGGATCCGACTGACTTGATGACCAACATGTTCGGTGACACCATCGTCACCACTaatg GTGAAGAGGCGTGTCTTCTCCGTCTGTCCCTCACCAGCCTCTTTTCAGGAAGTTGTTTGGAATCGTCAAGTGATTATATCACCAG TGTATGTGTTCGCTGTCTGAAGGAGCTCTCTCTCAG TAGGCAGCCAGAGTGTGTCTACTCTGTCTTTAAGCGCCTGGGGACGGAGTTGGTTTTGGGCCTTTTTCTGAACGTACGAGCGGAGGAGCAGCCTGAACTGTTCCAGGAAATCACGCAACTCTGCACCCAGCACTGGCATG GCCTGATCTCTGCTCCAGTCAACGTGAAGGTTCCTCTGTGGTCATCGGGTTTCTCCACAGCTCTGGAAGCCAGAGACAAACTAATGGACATCATCAAAGACAAACTGGAGAATGACACACAGGG TTTTGTGGGCACTCTCAGGTCTTTGCCGCTGCCCGACTCCAGTTGTGCCTCCCAGCATCTCCTGCTGTTTATCTCGGCTCTGATCCCCAAAGCTCTGGCGTCGCTGCTCACCTCCTTCACACTGGCACTCAGTGGAAACGAACAG GAGGAGAAACGCAGACGAGCGATAGAAGACCCTGATTACCTGCACAGGATACTGCTGGAGGTGCAGAGACTCTGGCCTCCTTTCATTGGTGGACGCAGAATAGCTGATAAG GACTCCACTCTCGGAGGGTTTCATGTTCCAAAGGGTTATGGTGCGATCTATATCAGCCACGCCGTCCACCGTGACCCAGAGGTGTTCCAGCAGCCGGACAACTTCCTACCAGAGAGGTGGAGCGGAAG GAATGCAGGCCAGGAGCACTTCCTGTGTTCCTTCGGCAGCGGGCCCAGGAGCTGTATTGGATCTAAACTTAACGATGTCTTCCTTAAG GCCTCGTCACATCCTGCAACTGACACTATCTGA
- the LOC130186525 gene encoding uncharacterized protein LOC130186525 isoform X2 produces MSKLPGNAGVSVLGDKSLEFYRDPVSFYRERIEKHRSRVFQCRLLNRPTTFICSVQAMRELLCEKSNVFQKDPTDLMTNMFGDTIVTTNGEEACLLRLSLTSLFSGSCLESSSDYITSVCVRCLKELSLSRQPECVYSVFKRLGTELVLGLFLNVRAEEQPELFQEITQLCTQHWHGLISAPVNVKVPLWSSGFSTALEARDKLMDIIKDKLENDTQGFVGTLRSLPLPDSSCASQHLLLFISALIPKALASLLTSFTLALSGNEQEEKRRRAIEDPDYLHRILLEVQRLWPPFIGGRRIADKDSTLGGFHVPKGYGAIYISHAVHRDPEVFQQPDNFLPERWSGRNAGQEHFLCSFGSGPRSCIGSKLNDVFLKLERLPALQPVCLCQGVCIFFFSSAAVLLSFLP; encoded by the exons ATGTCAAAACTACCAGGAAATGCAGGTGTGTCGGTGCTCGGGGACAAGTCGCTGGAGTTTTACCGGGACCCGGTAAGCTTCTACCGTGAGCGTATCGAGAAACACCGGAGCAGAGTGTTTCAGTGCCGCCTGCTGAACAGACCGACCACCTTCATCTGCTCCGTGCAGGCAATGAGAGAGCTGCTGTGTG agaaGTCCAACGTGTTTCAGAAGGATCCGACTGACTTGATGACCAACATGTTCGGTGACACCATCGTCACCACTaatg GTGAAGAGGCGTGTCTTCTCCGTCTGTCCCTCACCAGCCTCTTTTCAGGAAGTTGTTTGGAATCGTCAAGTGATTATATCACCAG TGTATGTGTTCGCTGTCTGAAGGAGCTCTCTCTCAG TAGGCAGCCAGAGTGTGTCTACTCTGTCTTTAAGCGCCTGGGGACGGAGTTGGTTTTGGGCCTTTTTCTGAACGTACGAGCGGAGGAGCAGCCTGAACTGTTCCAGGAAATCACGCAACTCTGCACCCAGCACTGGCATG GCCTGATCTCTGCTCCAGTCAACGTGAAGGTTCCTCTGTGGTCATCGGGTTTCTCCACAGCTCTGGAAGCCAGAGACAAACTAATGGACATCATCAAAGACAAACTGGAGAATGACACACAGGG TTTTGTGGGCACTCTCAGGTCTTTGCCGCTGCCCGACTCCAGTTGTGCCTCCCAGCATCTCCTGCTGTTTATCTCGGCTCTGATCCCCAAAGCTCTGGCGTCGCTGCTCACCTCCTTCACACTGGCACTCAGTGGAAACGAACAG GAGGAGAAACGCAGACGAGCGATAGAAGACCCTGATTACCTGCACAGGATACTGCTGGAGGTGCAGAGACTCTGGCCTCCTTTCATTGGTGGACGCAGAATAGCTGATAAG GACTCCACTCTCGGAGGGTTTCATGTTCCAAAGGGTTATGGTGCGATCTATATCAGCCACGCCGTCCACCGTGACCCAGAGGTGTTCCAGCAGCCGGACAACTTCCTACCAGAGAGGTGGAGCGGAAG GAATGCAGGCCAGGAGCACTTCCTGTGTTCCTTCGGCAGCGGGCCCAGGAGCTGTATTGGATCTAAACTTAACGATGTCTTCCTTAAG
- the LOC130186525 gene encoding uncharacterized protein LOC130186525 isoform X1: MSKLPGNAGVSVLGDKSLEFYRDPVSFYRERIEKHRSRVFQCRLLNRPTTFICSVQAMRELLCEKSNVFQKDPTDLMTNMFGDTIVTTNGEEACLLRLSLTSLFSGSCLESSSDYITSVCVRCLKELSLSRQPECVYSVFKRLGTELVLGLFLNVRAEEQPELFQEITQLCTQHWHGLISAPVNVKVPLWSSGFSTALEARDKLMDIIKDKLENDTQGFVGTLRSLPLPDSSCASQHLLLFISALIPKALASLLTSFTLALSGNEQEEKRRRAIEDPDYLHRILLEVQRLWPPFIGGRRIADKDSTLGGFHVPKGYGAIYISHAVHRDPEVFQQPDNFLPERWSGRNAGQEHFLCSFGSGPRSCIGSKLNDVFLKEACVYLLKHYDWCLDPPSQDLEYKWLPVSRPTNPPTMSFTRLDQTRSDKNYTS, translated from the exons ATGTCAAAACTACCAGGAAATGCAGGTGTGTCGGTGCTCGGGGACAAGTCGCTGGAGTTTTACCGGGACCCGGTAAGCTTCTACCGTGAGCGTATCGAGAAACACCGGAGCAGAGTGTTTCAGTGCCGCCTGCTGAACAGACCGACCACCTTCATCTGCTCCGTGCAGGCAATGAGAGAGCTGCTGTGTG agaaGTCCAACGTGTTTCAGAAGGATCCGACTGACTTGATGACCAACATGTTCGGTGACACCATCGTCACCACTaatg GTGAAGAGGCGTGTCTTCTCCGTCTGTCCCTCACCAGCCTCTTTTCAGGAAGTTGTTTGGAATCGTCAAGTGATTATATCACCAG TGTATGTGTTCGCTGTCTGAAGGAGCTCTCTCTCAG TAGGCAGCCAGAGTGTGTCTACTCTGTCTTTAAGCGCCTGGGGACGGAGTTGGTTTTGGGCCTTTTTCTGAACGTACGAGCGGAGGAGCAGCCTGAACTGTTCCAGGAAATCACGCAACTCTGCACCCAGCACTGGCATG GCCTGATCTCTGCTCCAGTCAACGTGAAGGTTCCTCTGTGGTCATCGGGTTTCTCCACAGCTCTGGAAGCCAGAGACAAACTAATGGACATCATCAAAGACAAACTGGAGAATGACACACAGGG TTTTGTGGGCACTCTCAGGTCTTTGCCGCTGCCCGACTCCAGTTGTGCCTCCCAGCATCTCCTGCTGTTTATCTCGGCTCTGATCCCCAAAGCTCTGGCGTCGCTGCTCACCTCCTTCACACTGGCACTCAGTGGAAACGAACAG GAGGAGAAACGCAGACGAGCGATAGAAGACCCTGATTACCTGCACAGGATACTGCTGGAGGTGCAGAGACTCTGGCCTCCTTTCATTGGTGGACGCAGAATAGCTGATAAG GACTCCACTCTCGGAGGGTTTCATGTTCCAAAGGGTTATGGTGCGATCTATATCAGCCACGCCGTCCACCGTGACCCAGAGGTGTTCCAGCAGCCGGACAACTTCCTACCAGAGAGGTGGAGCGGAAG GAATGCAGGCCAGGAGCACTTCCTGTGTTCCTTCGGCAGCGGGCCCAGGAGCTGTATTGGATCTAAACTTAACGATGTCTTCCTTAAG GAAGCGTGCGTGTACCTGTTAAAGCACTACGACTGGTGTTTGGACCCTCCATCACAGGACCTTGAGTACAAATGGCTGCCTGTGTCTCGCCCCACCAATCCCCCCACCATGTCTTTCACTCGACTGGATCAGACCAGATCTGACAAGAACTACACCAGCTAG